The DNA region GACCTTCGAGCAGCAGGTCGACATCGCCCTCTACCTGAACTTCGACATGATCGGCTCGCCGAACGCGGCCTACTTCGTCTACGACGGTGACGACTCCGACGCCGTCGGCGCGGGCCCCGGCCCGTACGGCTCCGCCCAGATCGAGCAGGCCTTCGTCAACTTCCTGGGCGCCACCGGCACCCCGACGCAGGGCACCGACTTCTCGGGTCGTTCGGACTACGGCCGCTTCATCGCCGTCGGCATCCCGGCCGGTGGCCTGTTCACCGGCGCCGAGGGCATCAAGACCCAGGCCCAGGCCGACCTCTGGGGCGGCCAGGCGAACGTCGCCTACGACAAGTGCTACCACCAGAAGTGCGACAACCTGGGCAACGTCAACCGCACCGCGCTCGACCGCAACTCCGACGCCCTCGCCTGGGTGACCGCGTCCTACGCGATCAGCACCGAGGACGTCAACGGCATCCCGCCGCGCGTCAAGCGCGCCGAGGTGCGGGCCGCGCAGACTCGCATGATGCGCGTCCAGATGGCCGAAGAGGACGCCGCGGCGCACGCGTCGCACGTCGCGGGCACCGACGAGGTTGGCTGCATCCACTCCAACCTGCCTGCCGCGTAAGCAGTCATAACGAGAACAACCCCTGCGGCCTCGGCCGCAGGGGTTGTTTCTTTGTTCGGGATCAGCCCAGGTCGCGGGCGCTGAACGTGTCGCACTGGGCCGGGTCGCCGGTGTTCAGGCCAGCGGTGAACCAGCGCTCACGCTGCTTGGACGAGCCGTGGGTGAACTGGCTCTCGTCGACCTGCCCGCCGCCCAGGTTCTCCTGGATGAAGTCGTCGCCGATGCGGGCGGCGACGTCGAGGGCGCGGTTGACGTCGTCCTGCGAGATCGACTTGATCAGCGGCTTGCCGCTGGAGGTGGGCACCGTGGTGGCGTGGTTGGCCCAGACGCCCGCGTAGCAGTCGGCCTGCAGCTCCAGCCGCACCGCGTCGGAGGTCGGCCCGCTGCCGCGGCGCACCCGGTCCGAGGTGCCCAGCAGGTTCTGCACGTGGTGGCCGTACTCGTGGGCCAGGACGTAGGCCTCGGCGAACGTGCCGCCCTGGGCGCCGAAGCGGGTCTGCAGTTCCTTGAAGAACCGCAGGTCGATGTAGGCCTTCTGGTCGGCGGGGCAGTAGAACGGGCCGACGTCGGAGGTCGCGCTGCCGCAGGCGGTGTTGACCCCGTCGGTGAAGAAGATGGTCGGCGCGGCCTGATAGGTGCTGCCGGAACGCGCGAACGTGTCGGTCCAGTAGCCCTGGATGGAGTTGATGACCGCGACGAGCGCGCAGTCCTGCTTGGTGTTGGCGTCCTTGCCCGTCCGGCACTCCTTGGACAGGTCGGAGCTGGACACGCTCTGCCCGGTGCCGACGTCGTTGGTGCTCAGCGG from Alloactinosynnema sp. L-07 includes:
- a CDS encoding neutral zinc metallopeptidase, which encodes MEFNDDVALDTSQVQDMRGSGGGGVGGRVALGGGGLGIVGMIIYFLLSQLGGVPAGAPLSTNDVGTGQSVSSSDLSKECRTGKDANTKQDCALVAVINSIQGYWTDTFARSGSTYQAAPTIFFTDGVNTACGSATSDVGPFYCPADQKAYIDLRFFKELQTRFGAQGGTFAEAYVLAHEYGHHVQNLLGTSDRVRRGSGPTSDAVRLELQADCYAGVWANHATTVPTSSGKPLIKSISQDDVNRALDVAARIGDDFIQENLGGGQVDESQFTHGSSKQRERWFTAGLNTGDPAQCDTFSARDLG